From the genome of Candidatus Krumholzibacteriia bacterium:
TCTCCGGCTTCGATCCCGAGCAGGTGCCGATCCGCTTCACCGGGATGAGGCCCGGGGAGAAGCTGCACGAGGAGCTGCAGGCCGACACGGATGCGACGCTGCCGTCGCCGCATCCGCAACTGCTCGTCGCGCGTCTCGGGCCGTTGCAAGTGCCCGACGCCCTCGCTGCTGCTACGGAGCTCGCCACCCTCGCCCGCGATGGCGACGACACATCGATCCGCCGCCGCCTCGCCGCCATCCTTCCGGACTACTCGCCTCCCTCGGATTGAAAACGGCTTCGAATCGAAGGGGTGATGGCGACGAGCAGGGGATCCTCTGGCGGTGATCGACACTCCTAGGACCAGATCTCGACTTCTTCTTCGAGGTGGACGCCGAGCCTGGGTTCGAGCTCGTGCTTGATGCAGGCGATGAGCTCGAGGACGTCGGCGGCGCGGGCGCCACCTTCGTTGACGATGAAGTTGCCGTGCACCGTGGAGACGCTGGCGTGGCCGACGCGCCTGCCCTTGAGGCCGGCGCGGTCGATCTCCTGACCGATGCGATGGGGCGGGCAGTTCTTGAAGATGCAGCCCGAGTTCCAGGTGCCGACGGGCTGGGTGAGCAGTCGGCGCTGGTTGTAGGTCTTGATGCGCTCGAAGATGGCGTCGCGGTCGCCGGGCTGCAGGCGCACTGTGGCGCCCACGGCGACGCAGCCCCGCTCACGGAGCGAGCTCTTGCGGTAGGCGAAGGCGAAATCCCCGGGGGCAAGCTCGCGCAGGTTGCCGTCCCGTTCGACGACACGGATGCGCGTGGTCACGTCGCTCATCTCACCGGCCGGCGTGCCGGCGTTGGTGAGGAGCGCCCCGCCCACGGTGCCGGGGATGCCGCAGGCCCACTCCATACCTTCCAGGCCCTGGCGGGCCGCGAACTGCATGAGCTGCACGAGCGGCAGACCGGCGCCGGCGTGCACCTCGTGGTCGTTTCTCTCCACACCGGCGAGGGCGCGGGCCACATGCAGGACGATTCCAGTCACGCCCGCATCGGGAACGATGAGGTTGGAGCCGTTGCCGAGGACCCGGAGCGGCACGTTCGCTGCCTGCGCCAGGGCACAGACGGCGCCGACCTCGGCCTCGGAGCGCGGGGCGACGTAGTACTCCGCTGGCCCGCCGATGCGGAAGGTGGTGTGGCGGTCCAAAGGTTCCTGCGTCTTGACGCGTCCCCCGGTGACGCGGTGCAGGTCGTCATGGAATGTCATGGATGCTCCCATGCTGCCGGATCGCGGTTCTGGAAGTGCGGCAGTTCCCGCCGGACCACGCTTCGGAAATAGCCATTCCCCCCGCTGCTGTCAACCGCCGCGGCGCCCAACTCCGCGTCAATCCGGACGCTTACGCCGGAGCCGCGGGCACAGTTGTTGCGATGACGCCGCCCGCACGCATGGAGGCGGGCCACTGGCGCGAACGGCCAACCAAGGCGCATCGCCCCCCGCAGGAGAGCGCAGAGAGGGAGGTCGTCGTGCAGGCAGCGAAGGACGCGGGAGATTCCAGGACGAAAGCACGTCGCATCCAGGTGGCAGCGCCGGCGCTTCCCGACTTCGAGGCCGCCCTACCGCTCCTGCGCGAGATCTGGAATTCTGGAGAGCTCACCAACGGCCGCACCGTCGCCGCCTTCGAGCGCAAGGTGGCGGAGCTGATGCCCGGCCGCGAGGTCGTGGCGGTGAACAATTGCACTGCCGGCCTCATGCTGGCGCTTCGCGCCCTGAACGTCCACGGCGAGGTCCTGGTCCCGAGCTTCACCTTCATGGCCTCGGCCCACGCCATCGTCTGGAGCGGCTGCCGCCCGGTGTTCGTGGACTGCGACCCGGAAACGCTCAACGTCAACGTCGAGGACTTGCAGCGGAAGATCACCAAGCACACCGGCGCCATCATCGCGGTCTACGTGAGCGGCAATCCTCCCGCCCTGGATGTCCTGGAGAAGATCGCCCGAGAGCACAGCCTGAAGTTGATCCTCGACGCCGCGCACGGTCTCGGCTCCTCCTTCCAGGGGCGACCGGCGGGGAGCTTCGGCGACGCCGAGGTGTTCAGCTTGTCGCCGACCAAGACGATCACCTCCTGCGAAGGCGGCCTGGTGAGCTTGCGGGAGGCGGAGAGCGCCCGGCGGTTGCGCAGCGGCCGCAACTATGGCAACCCGGGCAACTACGACTGCGAGTTCATCGGCCTCAACGCCCGCATGAGCGAGCTCCATGCCCTGGTGGGGCTGCAATCCCTGCCGCACCTGCAGCGCAACGTCGAGGAGCGCCGGCGGCTGGTGCGCCTCTACACCGGCGCGCTCGCCAAGCTGCGGGGCGTGCGGCTGCAGCGCGTCGAGGAAGGCAATCTCTCGTCGTACAAGGATTTCAGCCTGCGCATCGTGGAGCGCGAGTTCGGCGCCAGCCGCGACGAAGTCCGCCGCGTCCTCGAGCGGAGCGGCATCGAAACGCGCACCTACTTCGATCCGCCGGTGCATCGCATGGCGGCCTACCGCCCCTGGGCGCCCACCCGCTCCGGGGATCTCGCCGCCACCGAGCTGGTGGCGCAGCAGATCCTCAACCTGCCCCTCTACGTCGGCCTGCGGGAAGACGACATCGCCCGCATCGTCTCCATCATCGAGGCCGTCGGCACGCGGACGCCCGTGCGCGTCTGATTCACGGGGCCGCGTGGCGGCTCCGTCCAGCGAGGACGCGACCGGCGCAAGGAGTGCGCGGATGGTGGCCCAGAAAGTCCTGTACGTGGCCCGGCGGGTCGTCGTGCACCTGGTGCTCCTCGCGGGCTGCTTCGTCGCTTCCTACCTCGTGCACTTCGAGGGCCAAATCCCCGATCCCCAGCGTCAGTACTTGCCCTTCAACCTGGCGCTCAGCGTCGGCACCATGCTCCTCGGGCTGCTGTGGGCGCGGGTGTACCGCAAGCTCACCGACTTCGCCAGCTTGCGCGACTTCCTGAGCATCTTGCGCGGCACCGGCCTGGCGACGCTGGTGCTGCTCTGCGCCAACAACCTCATCCCGTCGCCCATGGGCCTGCCGTGGCCGGTGCTCGTCATCTACTTCCTCCTCTCCTCGGCGATGCTCTCGGTGTCGCTGTTCACCGTGCGCATCTGGCGCGAGAGCCCGCTGATGCAAGCGCAGTGGTTGGAGAGAGGCGGGGCGCTCCGACCCCTGGTGGTGTACGGCGCCGGCCGGGCGGGGAGCATGGTGGCGCGGGAAATCCTGCAATCGCCGGAGCTGGGCTACGAGCTGCGCGGCTTCATCGACGACGATCCGGAGAAGTGGGGCAAGGAGATCCACGGCGCCCGCGTCCTCGGCGGCCGGCACGACCTGGTGCGCTGGATCGGGCCGGAGCTGCGCGAGCTCGTCCTCGCCATCCCGTCGCTGGAGGCCGATGCGCGCCGCGAGATCCTCACCTGGTGCCGGCGGGCGGGGGCGCACGTGCGCATCCTGCCCGGGCTGGCGGACCTGCTGCGCGGCACCAGCGTCCTGCAGCAGATCCGCGATGTCCGCGTCGAAGACCTGCTGCCCCGCGAGGCGGTGGAGCTGGACGACACCGAGGTGCAGCAGCTCATCGAAGGCGAGAAGGTGCTCGTCACCGGCGCGGCGGGCTCCATCGGCTCGGAGCTCTGTCACGAGATCCTGCGCCACCGGCCGGCGAAGCTGCTCCTGGTCGAGCAGTCCGAGAGCCGTCTCTTCTTCCTGGAGCGGGACCTGCAGAGCGAAGTGTCCGGCGAGCGCACCGAGATCGTGCCGCTCCTCGCCGACATCGGCGACCGGGAACGCATGGAAGCCATCCTGCGCGCCCACCGGCCCGCGCACATCTTCCATGCCGCTGCCTACAAGCACGTGCCGATGATGGAGCACAACCCCTACGAGGCCATCCGCAACAACGTGCTCGCCACGCACAGCATCGCCGCCCTGGCCCGGGAGTATCAGGTGGGGCGCTTCACCTTGGTGTCCACGGACAAGGCGGTGGAGCCGACCAGCGTCATGGGGGCCTCGAAGCGGGCGGCCGAGATCATCCTGCGCGAGCTGAACCGGGAGGGCGGCACCCGCTTCGTCATCGTCCGCTTCGGCAACGTCCTGGATTCCGACGGCAGCGTCGTGCCCCTCTTCAAGGAGCAGATCGCTTCCGGCGGTCCCATCACCATCACCCACCCGGACATGGAGCGTTTCTTCATGACCATCCCCGAAGCGGCGCGCCTGATCCTGCAGGCCACCGCCATGGGAGAAGGCGGCGAGGTCTTCGTCCTGGAGATGGGCAAGCCGGTGCGCATCCTGGACCTGGCGCGGACACTGGTGGAGCTCTCGGGGCTGCGCTTCATGGAGGACGTGAAGGTGCAGTTCAGCGGCGTCCGTCCGGGGGAGAAGCTGTCGGAGAAGCTCTTCTTCGACCACGAGCGCTGCGAGCCCACCAAAGTGCGCGCGATCTATCGCGCCGGGCCGGAGAGAGGCCGGCGGGTGGATCTACCGTCCTTCCTGCAGACGCTGCACGACCTGCTCCGCGGCGTGCCGGAAGCGCGTCAGCTCGGCACGCGTTTCATGACGCTGGTCAACGAGCTCGAGGCGCCCGCCGGGAGCGCCAAGAAAGCTCCGGACGTCTCCACCATCGTGCCGCTGGTTCGCGTCCCCGGGGCCCGCGGCGGCGCCTGAACCGCGCCACGCCCCTGACGTGATGCGTCCTACTTCCTCCTGATCGTTTCGCTTCCCGCTTCTGCCAACCATGGTGCCGCTGTCAGCGCCGCCACCAACACTCGCGCCATTTCCTGATGCATCGCCGCATTCGGATGGCCATCGCGGGGCACCTGGAAACGCGCGGCGTACTGGTCCTGGTTGTGCACCGGCGCGAAGAGCCCGGGCGCCGTGTCGACGAAGAGGAAGTCGGCGTCGTTCGCGTGTTCGTGGACGGCCTGCAGCAAGCCCGGGAGGGGTGTTTCGCCATAGAAGGCCGGGAAGTAGAGCAGCACCACCCGCGTGCCGTAGGGGCGCGCCAAGCGCAGCAGCTCCCCGATGGCCCAGCGGGCGAGGGTGGTGTCGGAGAGCACCGCCGGCGGGGCGAAGCGCGCCCGCCAGGTGGCGGGGTGGAGCGTCCGCCCCAGGTCCTGGCAGGCGAGGGGCCAGAGCAAGCGCAGCTTTTCGAGGTCGAAGTGTGGCGTGCGTCCTTCCAACTTCTCCTGGTAGTACTCCCTCTCGATGCCCGGCGAGAGCGCGAAGATCAAGTGGTTGTCGAAGCGCGGCGGCAGGAGTCGTGGCTCGCCATGGTCGGTGGTGAGGCTGGGCTGGAAGACGGCGACGTCCGACCAAGGCCGACGCGAGCGCTCCAGATGGAAGTTGCCGAAGGCATAGACGACGAGGCGCGGGCGCAGCGCGGCGATAGAGCGCCGCAGGAGCTCGACGCTGGTCACGGTGGAATAGGCGCAGACGCCGAGGTTGTCCACCGGCAGGCCGAGCCTGCCGCCGGCGACCTCCACCCAGGTGCTCTCGGCCGTCACACCGTGGCCGAAGGTGCAAGAGCAGCCGATCCCCGCCAGTCCCGCGCCGCTCGGTCGGGAGGCATCGCTGGCCAGGGGGATGCGGAAGCCGCGGGCGTCGGTGCGCAGCGGGATGCGCCGCGCCGGATCCTGGACGCCCCCTTGCAACACGGCGAAACCGGTGCGGTGTGGCGCCATGCGGAAGCCGGCCGTGTCGTCGGCCTGGTGGATGCCGCCGATGAAGAAGAACTCCCGCGAGACCAGGGTGGCGTGGTGCACGTAGACGCGCCAGGCCAGGAAGATCCCGGCGGAGGCGAGAGCCGCGATGACGTAGGCCAGGGCCAGAGCCAGTTGCCGCCGGCTTCGGTGGGGATTCTGTCGCTGAGATTCGGAACGGCGCACGCTGCGGTCCGAGTCGTTGGGGGCGCCCCATTATGCCGGCCCGATGTGGGGTCGAGCAACGGCTACACTGGGATCGAGGTGCGCAAGACCGTCGAGCGGAGGGCCGCGACGGGGAAGCTGCGAAGCGGCTGACACTCGGTCCTCGTGGTCCCGATGCGGGAGGACACTGGTGGGACCACGACCCCGACCGATCGCCGCCGCGGCCGGGGTGTTGGCGGTCGCCGTCGGCCTGGTGCTGCTGCTCCGGCCGTTGTCGCACTGGCTCCTGCGATTCACCGCCGACGGCGCCTTGGAACCAGCGACGGCGCGCTTCCTCGACGCTCTCTGGGTACTCGTCCTCGGTGCTGGACTGCTGGCGCTCTCGTCGTCGGTTCAACCTGCCTTGGGCGCGGCCTTCGCCGGCATGCTCGGTAGGCCTCCCGAAGCGGAGGGAAAGCAGCGGCGCTCCTTCGTCGGCCTTCTGGCGCTGCTCACGCTCGTGGCTCGGCTCGTGGTGGCGCAAAAGAGCGACATCGGACTCGGCGACGACGGTGCCCGCGTCGCTTGGCTGCTGCACTGGTTGCAACACCCGGAGCCGGTGCCGCGAGAGCTGTGGGGCCCGGGGCATCTCTACCTGCACGCGCTCTTCTGGCTGGTGTTCCGGGACGCGGTGCGCGCCGGCGTCGTGCTCTCGGCGCTGTCGTCGGCGGCCACGGTCTTCCTCCTCGGACGCACGGTGGAGCGGCACTGGGGGCGAGCGGCGGGGACGCTGGCAGCGCTCTTTGTCGCCGTGCTCCCGGTGACGAGCGCCCACGCCGCGACTCCGGACGTGAACCCCGTCTTCGCCTTCCTCTGCGTCGCCGCAGTGTGCTGCGCCCAACGCAGCGCCCAGGGTTCCTGGCTCTGGCTCGTCCTCGGGTGGGTGTGCGTCTTCTTCGCCGCTTGGAGCCGCTTCGAGACCTTCCTCCTCGTGCCGGCCTTCGCGGCGCCGTTGTGGCGGCGCTGGCGCCGCTCTGTGCTCTTCGCTCTCGCCTGTCTCCTGCCGTCGGTGCTCTGGGCGGCGGCGGTGCAGCAGGCGCACGGGGACTTCATGCGTCTCTTCCACACCTTGCAAGTGGACCCGACCTTGAGCCGCCCGCTCGGTTCGCGGCTCTTCGATTTCCTCTGGGCCGGATGGCTGGCGGTGCCGTTGTCGGTGGCGCTGCTCGGTGCGGTGGGCATTGCGCGCTCGCTCCGTTGGCACCGAGGCGCCGAGTTCTTGCCCCTCCTCCTGCTCCACCTCGGAAGCTTGCTGCTCGCCACCTGGAGCACCGGGACGGGGAATCAGCCGCGCTACTTCATCTTGGTGGGGTCGCTCTGCGCGGCCTACGCGGGGGCCGCCCTGGGCGGGGCGCTGCAGCGCTCGCCGCGTTCCGGGCTGTTGCTCGCTGCCGTCGCTCTCTTGCTCGTGCCCTGGACGGGAGCGCTCTTCCCGCACGAAGGGGAGCTGTGGATCCGGCACATCCCACGTCTGCGGCAGGTGACGGACTGCGCCGCAGCGTTTCGAGCCTCGGAGGCCCTGCAGGAAGCGCCGGTGGTGTGGATCGCCGACGAAGCGGGCTACTTCTTCCTCTGCCGGGAGCGCCTGCCGGTGGAACGCTATCATTCCATGCCGCGCGCCGAGAGCGACGCGAGCGCGATCGCGACGGCGCTGCGGGGTGAACCGGTCGCGCTCGTGGTCCTGCGAGACAACGCCGAATCGGAACGCCGCTGGCAAGGCCTCGCCGCTGCCCTGGGGGAAGAGTTCCAGGTCGAGGAGAGGGGAGAGCGCTGCGCCGACTACCGGCTCCTCGAGTTGCGTGCGCCGCCAGCGCCACGTAGCACGCCACCCACTTCGACGGGAGCGGACACGCCGCGGTGAAGGGTCACCCCCCACGGGATCCCTTGCTGGCCAGGGAAGGCCGTGGTTAAGTGTCGCGGCATGCTGGCCTGAGCGGCGGGACGCAGCGCGGCACGACGCAGTTCCTGGGACGCAGGGTCGGGAGGAGTGTATGGGGCAAACGTTCGTTCTCGGCGCCCTGTTCGTGCTCGCCACGGCATGCGCCAACGTCCTGCAGAAGAAGGCCATGCAGGGGTTGGGAGAAGTGACGGTGCCCTCCGTGGAGGCGTTGCGCCGTCTGCTGGTGAGCCCGCACCTCTGGGGCGGTCTCGGTTGCTGGGCCCTCGCGCTCGTTTCCTATATGATCATCTTGTCGCGGGTGCCCCTCAACGTGGCGACCTCCATCGCCTCGCTCAGTTTCGTCGCCGTGCTCCTCGCCTCTCGCCTCGTCCTCGGGGAGCCCATACCGCCGCTCCGCATCCTGGGTTTCGCCTGTATCCTGGTGGGGATGTCCATCGTGGCCTACACCCAGCGCGGCAGCGCTTGAGCCCGGCGGGGATGGGTCGCATGCCCGAACCTGCCCACAGCCCTCGCCGGCCGGGAGCGCAGCGCCACGTGGCGGCGCTCCTCATTCTCGCGGCGGCGGCGACACTCCTCTTCGCACAGGTGCTCGACACGGGATTCTGGAGCCCGGAGGACGCGAGCGATCTGTGGCGGCTGTCGCAGAACGAGCAGGAGTCACACTTCCGCCCGACGCTGGCAGGCGGCTATCCCACCAATCCGGTTCTGGCCCTGGAATACCGCCTCTTCGGCACCGACGCTCGCGCCTACTACCTGGTCAACCTGTTCGTGCACATCCTGAACGCTTGGATCGCCTACGCTCTGGTGATCTCGCTCCTCCATGACGCCCCGGCGGCCCTCATGGCAGCCTTGCTCTTCGCCGTGGGGGTGGGGAGTTATGGCAAGAACCTCATGTTCGCCGGCGGGATTTCGAGCCTGCTCTACGCCAAGGTGGTCTTGGCGGGCACGCTGCTCTACGTGTGGAACGAGCAGAAGAACGCGGGGCGCCCGCTCGGGCTGTACGCCTTCGCCTTCTTTGCGGTTTTCCTGCTCAGCTTGTTCATGCGCGGCGGCAGCTTCAGCATCCTGGCCTCCTGCTTGTTCTACAACTTCTTCTTTCGCCCCGAGCGCCAGCGTCGGGTGCTCCACACGACGCTGGTCCTGGCGCTCGTGACCGCTGGCGTCGCCCTGGTGGTGCGTTGGTTCCTCGGTCCAGGGCTCGGGCCGGGCAAGGTGGATCCCGGTGCCTTCCTGGTCAATCTGCCGCGATATCTGGTCCTCATGGCCTTCCCGGTGCAGCACTCCGAGCTCCTCGCCGATGCTTCCGGGTTCGTGCGCTGGCTCTACGCTCTGGCGCCGATCATCCGCGTCTTCGTGGGTCTCGCTTTCCTGTCCTATTCGATCTTCGGCATCGTCTTCGGCAATCGCGCCATCCGTTTCTACATCGGCTGGATCTACGTCATGGTGGTGCCGTTCGCCGTCTTCCGTTACCCCACGGACTGGCTCAACCTCCGCTTCCTCTACCTGGAGTCGCTGGGTTTTTGCGTGCTGCTCACGAGCGGCGCCATCTACGTCTCCAGGTTGCTGGCGCACCGCCCGAGGCGGCGCTTCGTGCCCTACCTGGTGCCCCTGTTCTACGCCGCCATGAGCGCCATCCTGATCACCAAACTGGACGGCAAGAACGAGCGCCTGGCGGCGCGCCTCGACCTCCGGGCCCTCGGGGTGGTCGACCACGGCACCGACTCCCCCCGCTGACCCCTCGTCTCGGTGCGGCCTGCCTCC
Proteins encoded in this window:
- a CDS encoding polysaccharide biosynthesis protein; this translates as SGFDPEQVPIRFTGMRPGEKLHEELQADTDATLPSPHPQLLVARLGPLQVPDALAAATELATLARDGDDTSIRRRLAAILPDYSPPSD
- the murB gene encoding UDP-N-acetylmuramate dehydrogenase — protein: MTFHDDLHRVTGGRVKTQEPLDRHTTFRIGGPAEYYVAPRSEAEVGAVCALAQAANVPLRVLGNGSNLIVPDAGVTGIVLHVARALAGVERNDHEVHAGAGLPLVQLMQFAARQGLEGMEWACGIPGTVGGALLTNAGTPAGEMSDVTTRIRVVERDGNLRELAPGDFAFAYRKSSLRERGCVAVGATVRLQPGDRDAIFERIKTYNQRRLLTQPVGTWNSGCIFKNCPPHRIGQEIDRAGLKGRRVGHASVSTVHGNFIVNEGGARAADVLELIACIKHELEPRLGVHLEEEVEIWS
- a CDS encoding DegT/DnrJ/EryC1/StrS family aminotransferase translates to MQAAKDAGDSRTKARRIQVAAPALPDFEAALPLLREIWNSGELTNGRTVAAFERKVAELMPGREVVAVNNCTAGLMLALRALNVHGEVLVPSFTFMASAHAIVWSGCRPVFVDCDPETLNVNVEDLQRKITKHTGAIIAVYVSGNPPALDVLEKIAREHSLKLILDAAHGLGSSFQGRPAGSFGDAEVFSLSPTKTITSCEGGLVSLREAESARRLRSGRNYGNPGNYDCEFIGLNARMSELHALVGLQSLPHLQRNVEERRRLVRLYTGALAKLRGVRLQRVEEGNLSSYKDFSLRIVEREFGASRDEVRRVLERSGIETRTYFDPPVHRMAAYRPWAPTRSGDLAATELVAQQILNLPLYVGLREDDIARIVSIIEAVGTRTPVRV
- a CDS encoding nucleoside-diphosphate sugar epimerase/dehydratase, whose product is MVAQKVLYVARRVVVHLVLLAGCFVASYLVHFEGQIPDPQRQYLPFNLALSVGTMLLGLLWARVYRKLTDFASLRDFLSILRGTGLATLVLLCANNLIPSPMGLPWPVLVIYFLLSSAMLSVSLFTVRIWRESPLMQAQWLERGGALRPLVVYGAGRAGSMVAREILQSPELGYELRGFIDDDPEKWGKEIHGARVLGGRHDLVRWIGPELRELVLAIPSLEADARREILTWCRRAGAHVRILPGLADLLRGTSVLQQIRDVRVEDLLPREAVELDDTEVQQLIEGEKVLVTGAAGSIGSELCHEILRHRPAKLLLVEQSESRLFFLERDLQSEVSGERTEIVPLLADIGDRERMEAILRAHRPAHIFHAAAYKHVPMMEHNPYEAIRNNVLATHSIAALAREYQVGRFTLVSTDKAVEPTSVMGASKRAAEIILRELNREGGTRFVIVRFGNVLDSDGSVVPLFKEQIASGGPITITHPDMERFFMTIPEAARLILQATAMGEGGEVFVLEMGKPVRILDLARTLVELSGLRFMEDVKVQFSGVRPGEKLSEKLFFDHERCEPTKVRAIYRAGPERGRRVDLPSFLQTLHDLLRGVPEARQLGTRFMTLVNELEAPAGSAKKAPDVSTIVPLVRVPGARGGA
- a CDS encoding glycosyltransferase family 39 protein translates to MGPRPRPIAAAAGVLAVAVGLVLLLRPLSHWLLRFTADGALEPATARFLDALWVLVLGAGLLALSSSVQPALGAAFAGMLGRPPEAEGKQRRSFVGLLALLTLVARLVVAQKSDIGLGDDGARVAWLLHWLQHPEPVPRELWGPGHLYLHALFWLVFRDAVRAGVVLSALSSAATVFLLGRTVERHWGRAAGTLAALFVAVLPVTSAHAATPDVNPVFAFLCVAAVCCAQRSAQGSWLWLVLGWVCVFFAAWSRFETFLLVPAFAAPLWRRWRRSVLFALACLLPSVLWAAAVQQAHGDFMRLFHTLQVDPTLSRPLGSRLFDFLWAGWLAVPLSVALLGAVGIARSLRWHRGAEFLPLLLLHLGSLLLATWSTGTGNQPRYFILVGSLCAAYAGAALGGALQRSPRSGLLLAAVALLLVPWTGALFPHEGELWIRHIPRLRQVTDCAAAFRASEALQEAPVVWIADEAGYFFLCRERLPVERYHSMPRAESDASAIATALRGEPVALVVLRDNAESERRWQGLAAALGEEFQVEERGERCADYRLLELRAPPAPRSTPPTSTGADTPR
- a CDS encoding EamA family transporter, which produces MGQTFVLGALFVLATACANVLQKKAMQGLGEVTVPSVEALRRLLVSPHLWGGLGCWALALVSYMIILSRVPLNVATSIASLSFVAVLLASRLVLGEPIPPLRILGFACILVGMSIVAYTQRGSA